The following DNA comes from Flammeovirgaceae bacterium.
GTCCCGTACCAACCCTTTGTCCACACCGGTAACAGACTCCAATTCGTCCATGTCCAGCTTCAGGATGCTTTCCTTAAATGCTTCGTACCCTTCCGTCCTTTTTTGGATGAAGTCTTTGTCCACCAGTCCTTCCTTCACGATATAGTACATCATCATGTTGAGCAAGGCCACGTTGGTCCCGGGGCGGAGTTGCAAATGGTGGGTGGCAAAGCGTGTCAACTCGATCTTGCGGGGGTCCACCACGATTAATGTGGTGCCTTTCATGGCTTTCTGCTTGATTTTTGCACCGGTTACGGGGTGCGCGTCAGTGGGGTTGGCCCCAATGACCATAATGCAGTCCGCAAGCGCGAGGTCCTTTATGGAGTTAGTGGCGGCACCGGTCCCAAACGTACGTTGCATGCCCAGGGCCGTTGGCGAATGGCACACCCGCGCACAGCCATCAATGTTGTTGGTGCCAATCACCGCCCTGATGAATTTTTGCATCAGGTAGTTTTCTTCATTGGTAGCCCTTGCGCATGAAATACCGGCTATGGCATCCGCACCATGGTTGTTTTTGATGGCGGTGAATTTTTCCACCATAAAATCATAGGCCTCGTCCCAGGTGGCTTTTACCAATTCCCCATCACGCCTTATCAACGGGCTGCGAAGCCGGTCCACGTGGTCGTAAAATTTAAAAGCATACCGGCCTTTCAAACAGGTATGCCCCTGGTTTACCTCAGCATCATAGGGGGCCAATATGGATTTTATCTTCCCGTTCACGGTTGCCACATCCAGGTTGCAACCCACGCCACAGTAAGTGCACACGGTGCGCGTCACCTTGTCGGGCACGGTTTGTTTGGAGTTGAATATGTCCGTGATGGCAGAAGTGGGGCAGGCCTGCGCACAGGCACCACAACTTACGCAATCGGACTCCTTGAACCCTTCGTTCATGCCCATGGTCACCGTATTGTCATATCCCCTCCCTGACATGGTCAAAACCATTTCCCCCTGCACTTCGTCACAGGCCCTTATGCAGCGATAGCAATTGATGCAGGTGGACAAGTCGGCACGCATGTAGGCATGTGACGTGTCGGGCTTCCTGTCCAAATGGTTTTTTCCCAATGGGTACCGGATGTCGTCTGGTGTAATGCGCAATTGGTTGGCCACGTTTTGCAATTCGTTTTTGCCGGACTTGTTCTCATACAACCGGTCCAATGGATAGTCGGTAAGCACCAGTTCAATAATGTTTTTCCTCAGCCGGGCAACCCTTTCGCTATCGGTGTAGATATAGGAGTTGGGCAATACGGGCGTATGGCACGATGCCACCGTTTTCGCCTTTCCGTTTTTCTCCAGGGCCACGTCCACGCTGCACACCCGGCAGGTACCAAATGGCTTAAGGTTGGGCGCATCGCACAGGGTGGGCACGTTAACGGATTCCTCCACCCTCCGTACAAAGCCCAGGACCATCTCGCCCTTCTCAAATTCAAAAGGTTGGTCGTTGATGTAAGCCACGTTTTTTTGTTCGCTCATAGCCTTATGTGTTTATGCCCATTTATGCAAAATAGGCTTTCAGTTCCTGATCAAAATACTGCAACGCATTCTTTACCCCAAGCGGCAAACCGCCCCCCAATGCGCACAGCGACCCGATTTCCAATGTTTCCAACAGATCGTCCATCAATTTACGATCAATTTTGAAATCTTCCTTCTGTGCCTTTTGTACCAGTTCCATCCCGCGAACAGAACCAATACTGCAGGGGTAGCACTTTCCGCACGATTCCACCGCGGTAAACTCAAAAAGGTGCTCCAAGTACTTGATCATGGGAAATCCTTCGGGAATGCTTACCACGCCCGCATGGCCCAGGAGGAACCCATTGTCCGAAAACGATTCAAAATCCAGGGTGAGCGAACCAATCTTGTGAACGGGCACAATGCCGCCCAAGGGCCCACCTACCTGAATGGCCTTGACATTTTTCCTGAAACCCTTTCCAAAATCGTTGACCACCACCGACAATGGCGTGCCCATTTCAATCTCGTACATGCCCGGTTGGTTAAAAAGGCCATCCAGGCACACCAGTTTCGACCCGGTGGATTTTCCCGTGCCCAAAGAGGCGTATTTATCGCCACCGTTTTTGAGGATATAATAAAGGGTGGCGCTGGTCTCCACATTATTGACCACGGTGGGCAGGTTGAACAAGCCTTCCTGTGTGGGATAGGGTGGCCTTACCCGCACTTCCGGCCGTTGCCCTTCAATGGAAGACAACAGCGCGGTTTCCTCCCCGCATATATAGGCACCTGCCCCTTCTATCGTTTTAAACCGGAAATCAACCCCACTTCCATTGATGTTCTCGCCCAACAGTCCGTTTTCTTTCCACTTTTTGATTTCCCTATTGATGGCCATGACGGATTCCGGGTATTCGCCCCGGATGTAGATCACCCCCCTGTTGGCCCCAATGATATACCCGGCCATCAGCATGCCAAACAAGAGGAGGTGGGGTTGTTTTTCCAGTAAATAGCGGTCAGAATAGGCACCGGGATCCCCTTCATCGGCATTGCACACCACAAACTTTTGACCGCCCTGGATATTCTTGCACGACTCCAGCTTAACGCCCATGGGAAAACCCGCTCCTCCCCTTCCCCGTACATTGGATTTTTTAATCTCCGACAGCAGCATGTCCCTGTCCCTCTTCAGGCAGGACCTGACAAAATCAAAAAAAGGTTTTTCCTCATGATAAGGGTTGGTGAGGATAGGCTCCTTCAGGTTGGATTGAACATGGTAGGCATCTTCATTGCTACCGGCTCCGTTTATCACGTCATCGATGGCCAACCCATTCTTGCCCGAGTAATTTTTCCCTTCATAATGATAGGCACTGTTTTCATGGCATCTTCCCAAACAACACATGTGCCCTATCTCCTCCTCTTTAAAATGGGCACCCAATTTCTTTTTTAAATCCTCCTGGGTGCCCGCCACCAGGCATGCACTGCCATTGCACACAAATACTTTTTTGGATTGGTTTTCCGTTTTCAGGAAATCATAGAAACCCACGGTGCCGTGCACATTGGCATTGCCCACCAGGAATTCCCTGGCAAGAGCCCTCATCTCATCAGGCTTCGGGACCCTTTTTTCTTTGGAGATCGAAACCAGTCTTTCAAACAGCGGGTTTTCAAGGCCTTTGCGGGCGGCTAATTTTGATAAGTTTTCCGACATGTTGCTTTTAATTGAAACCTGCCCTTACCATATCCACATTCATGGTTTAAGCATCCCTAATTTAATCAAAGAATTTTAAAACCACCTGCAATAATTGATACGGGAAGATATTTGGCCATGGAAGGTGACAGGTGGGGAACAATTCAAAAATAAGCAAAGAAAAGTGGGTGGTTTTCGCCCATATTCGCTATTCACTAAGGGCCAACCGGGCCGCCCCGCTGTAGATATTGAAACCGCCCTCCCTCACAAACCCCAGCAACGTCATCCCAAAGTCGTTTGCCAGGCTGATGGCAAGGCTGGAAGGGGCGCCCACAGCGGCCATAATGGGCGCACCGGCACGCAACGCCTTTTGCACCAACTCAAAACTTGCCCGCCCGCTTACCATTATGATATGGTTTGACAAAGGGATTTCACCTTTGAACAAACTGGCACCTACCACTTTGTCCATGGCGTTGTGCCTCCCTACATCCTCACGGGCAAGTAACAATTCCCCTTTTAGGTCAAATAATCCAACGGCATGAAGGCCGCCCGTATGTTCAAAAATTTGCTGGGCTTTCCTGAGTTTTTCAGACAGCCCATAAACCACCGGTTGGTTTATGCGGATATTGTCCTGCACCGGTTTGCACGACACATGCACGGCCTCGATGGAAGATTTTCCACATACCCCACAACTGGAGGTGGTGTAAAAATTCCGCTGCAATTTTTTCAGGTCAAAATTTACTTCCGGCTTCAACTCCAACCTCACCACGTTTTCCCGGTCCTCCTGCCTGCCCACATCCTCACAATACTTTATGCTCTCCACCTGTCCAAAAGCATCTATGATGCCTTCGGTGATGAGAAAGCCAGTGGCCAGTTCATAATCATGGCCGGGGGTGCGCATGGTCACCGACAAGCTTTTTTGCCTCCTCTCGCCCATGGCCCCAAAGCCAATCCTGATTTCAAGTGGCTCTTCCACGGCCACTAGGTCCGGCACCACCCCGCTTTCCCAAGTATTTATTTTTGTTATCTCAACAGGTTTGACTGTCAGGCCCATAGGTTAATTTAAAACATTAGGAGAGCCCCGAAATTTTTCCATCGTTGTCAATGTCCATTTCCATGGCAGCAGGTGTGTTGGGCAATCCGGGCATCCTTAACATGTCGCCCGTTATCGGGATGACAAAACCGGCACCGGCAGCCACCTCAATCTCCCTCACCGTAATGGTAAAGTCTTTTGGCCTTCCCCGTTTCTTGGCGTCATCGGAGAACGAATTTTGGGTTTTGGCTATGCACACGGGTTTATCGTTTAGCCCTAGCCGCCCAATCTTGTTCAAATTTTGCCTGGCTTTGGGCAAAAACTCCACATTTTTGGCCCCATACACTTTAATGGCCACGGCCTCTATCTTCTCCTGTACGCTATCGTTCCAATGATACACCGGCCAGCATTTGCCTTCGAACGACCCTGCCGCGTGCACCACCTGGTTGGCCAGTTCTTTCATCCCTTTCCCTCCTTTTTCCCAGCCTTCGGCCAGCGCGATCTGTACGCCCAGTTCCTTGCACTTTCCCATCACCCAATCGATTTCCTCGTCAGAATCGGTAATAAATTTATTCAAAGAAACCACGGCAGGCAAGCCAAATATCTTGGTGTTTTCAATATGCTTCTCCAGGTTGGCAAAACCTGCCTTTACCCCCTCCAAATTGGGCGTGGTGAGTTGGTCGCGCTCAATGCCACCGTGGTATTTCAACGCCCTGATGGTGGCCACAAGTACCACCGCATGTGGGGAAAACCCTCCATACCCGCACACAATGTCAATGAATTTTTCCGCCCCCAGGTCAGAACCAAAACCCGCCTCGGTCACTACAAAATCGGAGAGGCTCATGCCCATCCTGGTGGCTATGATGGAATTGGCGCCCTGTGCAATGTTGGCAAACGGCCCCCCGTGGATAATGGCAGGGTTCCCCTCCAATGTTTGAACGAGGTTGGGCTTTATGGCGTCCTTGAGCAACAAGGCCACTGCGCCCTGGGCATTGATGTCTTTGGCAAACACGGCTTTCTTCCCAAAAGTGTCGCCAATATAGATGTTCCCTATTTTCTCCTTTAAATCGTCCAGGTTTTTGGCCAGGCAAAGGATGGCCATGATCTCCGAGGCCGCGGTGATATTAAACCCCGTTTCCCGTATCATGCCCCCACTTTTCCCCCCCAGCCCCGATACAATGTTCCTAAGGGCACGGTCGTTCATGTCCATGACCCTTTTCCACTCCACCGTTCGGGGGTCAATCCCCATTCCGCCATCCGGTTTTTGAATGTCGTTGTCTATTAAGGCCGCCAGCAGATTGTTGGCTTTCTCTATGGCGGCAAAATCCCCTGTAAAATGAAGGTTGATGTCTTCCATGGGCACGACTTGGGAAAACCCACCACCGGCCGCCCCTCCCTTCATGCCAAATACCGGCCCCAGCGATGGTTCGCGCAAAACCACCGTGGCCTTTTTGCCCAACTGGTTGAGCCCCTCGCAGAGGCCTATGGACGTGGTGGTTTTCCCCTCGCCCGCAGGGGTGGGCGTCATGGCCGTCACCAGCACCAGCCTGGCATTTGCGATTTTCTTCTCGTCCGTCAGCGACAACGGCAGTTTGGCTTTGTATTTTCCATAAAGCTCCAGGTCTGCTTCTTTGATGCCCAACGTTTTGGCAATTTCCACAATGGGTTTCGGCTTGGAGGCCTGGGCTATTTCTAGGTCGGTTTTAAAGGTCATTTTTCTAATTTTATTCGATTTTAGAAATATGCACAGAAAAAACGGCCTACACAAAGCGTTCTGCTTTAAACAGTTCCATATCCACCACGACCGGTGCGCCATGAAAATAGGGACCGATGGGGTGTTGCTGGGGGCATGGGCAAACATAGGCAAAGCCCAAACCCTGCTGGACATAGGCACCGGAACGGGGATAATAGCCCTAATGCTGGCACAGCGATCGCATAAAGATGCCCTGATCGATGCCATAGAAATCGACAGGGACGCCTACCTGCAAGCGGTGGAAAACGCGAATGCCTCGCCCTGGCAGGACAGGATCAACCCTATCCACACCTCACTGCAAAACTTTGACACGCGCGGGAAGTATGACCTGATCGTTTCAAACCCTCCTTACTTTATTAACAGCCACAAGCCACCGGACCAGAAGAGGACACAATCGCGGCATGCGGACGGGCTGCCTTACGCCATGCTGATCGATGGCATCAAAAAACTAATGGCCCCCAAAGGCCGATCGTGCCTGATCCTTCCCAGGGCCGAAGCCGCAATTTTCGTGGCCCTGGCAGGGGCTGCCCACCTGTATTGTTGCAAGAAAACCGAGGTTCGCAGTAAGCCATCAAAGCCGGTAGAGCGGGTATTGCTTGAGTTTTCCCATTCTTATTCGGCACCTGATGAATATGGGCTGGTTTTGTTTGACGAAAAAGGGAAGCGCACCGCGCCATACCATAGGCTGGTTTCACCGTTTTACCTCTACGATTAGTCCATTTCAAGCTGCTGGGGCGGTTTTCGCCAATCCGGCCGATCGCCCACTTATCAAAAAAAACGCCCGGCCACCGTCATTTGGCCGTATCATTGCGGCTTTGAAATTAACCCGTATACTGTGCGAGCCGTTTTTTCCTTCATTATACTGTTGCTAAACCAACTGGGGTTTGCCCAATTGCCTGGGTTAAGCATCTTCAGGACAGATGAGGCCTTTGCCATAGATGGGTACCTGGACGAATGTGCCTGGAAGGACGCTGAGGTGGCGGACCATTTTATGCAGTATTTCCCTTCCGACACGAGTTATGCCCAGGTGAAAACGGAAATCAGGATGGCATACGATGAAAACAATATTTACATCGCTGCCAAAATGTACAATACCCACGCGGGAAAGGGGAAATATGTTACCCCTTCCCTGCGCAGGGACTTCAGGGGGGATGCCAATGATGGTATTTCCGTGGTCTTCGATACCTTCAAGGACCGGACCAATGCCTTCATCTTTGGGGTCAATCCTTTCGGTGTCCAGCGTGAAGGCCTTATTTCCAATGGCGGGGGCGGGCGGAATTCTTTTTCCCTGGACTGGGACAACAAATGGCATGCAGAGGCCAGGCAATTTGAGGGGTTTTGGACGGCAGAATTTGTCATTCCTTTCAAAACCCTGCGGTTTAAGGAAGGGCTCGGCTCATGGTATATCAATTTTTTCCGGATCGACAGCCAAACGGGTGAGCGCTCCACCTGGTCCCCAATCCCACAAAATTTCAGTATTTCCGCCCTTGCTTTCAACCGGGAATTGGTTTGGGACAAGCCCTTAAAAAAGCCCGGGGCCAACATTTCGGTTATCCCCTACATCGCAACTGCCCAGTCGCGGGATTTCGAAGAAGGGACCCCCGGAAGCGGAAGCTTTGATGTGGGCGGGGACGCGAAGGTCGCCATTGGCCCTGCCCTTAACCTGGACGTCACTGTCAACCCTGATTTTTCGCAAGTGGACGTGGACCAACAGGTGACCAACCTGGACCGGTTTGAGATTTTCTTTCCCGAGCGCAGGCAGTTTTTTCTGGAAAATGCCGACTTGTTCTCCGATTTTGGGGTAGACCGGATGCGCCCGTTTTTTTCCCGCAGGATAGGCATTGCCGAAGACACGGCTACTGGTGAAAACGTGCAAAACAAAATCTGGTATGGCATCCGGTTAAGCGGCAAGGTCAACAACAATTTACGGATAGGCTTGCTGAACATGCAGGGGGAGCAAGACAGAAAGCTCGGGCTGCTGTCCACCAATTACACGGTGGCCACTTTTCAGCACAAAGTATTTTCCAGGTCCAATTTCGGGATGATTGTGGTCAACAAACAAGCCTTTAGGGACTCCCTGGATGGCCCATTCACGTTTTCCCCGCACCAGTACAACAGGATTGTGGGACTGGACTACAACCTGGCCAGCCTCAACAACCGATGGAATGGCAAGTTCTTTTACCACCGGTCTTTTGGCACTGCCCGGATGGATTCCACCTTTGCCACAGGGGCCGATATCCAGTACAACACGCGAAAGTGGGAAGTGTTTGCCACCCTCCAGGACATTGGCGCCCACTACAACCCGGAGGTGGGGTTTGCCCGCAGGGTGGACTATCAGCGGATGGCCTCTTCCACCTGGTACAATTTTTACCCGTCTTCAGGGATTGTGCAAAAACACGGGCCTGGCTTTGACATGGATCTTTACCACAACCAAAAACACGGCATCACGGATTACGATGTAAATGCCATGTACCAGGTAAGGTTTACCAATATGACTTACTTTAACGTGCGCCTCAGGCGGGAGTTTGTTTACCTGTTCAACTCCTTCGATCCCACCCGCACCGGATCCCCGGAATTGGCGGCCGGCACCTCCTACCACAATAATGTGCTGATGGGGTGGCTCAATTCAAACGAACGAAAAAAGGTATCGTACGGCTTCAACACCCGGCTGGGCGGGTATTATAATGGCACCCGGGTGAACGTGGGCGGGGACGTCAAGTTCCGCTACCAGCCGTACGGTGTACTGTCCATGGATTTTTCCTATAACCGGATCAGGCTGCCCCAGCCCTATGGAAGCACGGACATATTCCTGGTGGGGCCGCGGTTTGATTTTACCTTCACCAAAAATATTTTCTGGACCACTTTTGTCCAATACAACAGCCAGATCGAAAACCTCAATATCAATTCCCGCCTGCAGTGGAGGTTCAAGCCGGTTTCCGACTTGTTCCTCGTATATACCGACAATTATTTCGCTTCCTCCTTTGAACATGGTGAGGC
Coding sequences within:
- the fdhF gene encoding formate dehydrogenase subunit alpha, with protein sequence MSEQKNVAYINDQPFEFEKGEMVLGFVRRVEESVNVPTLCDAPNLKPFGTCRVCSVDVALEKNGKAKTVASCHTPVLPNSYIYTDSERVARLRKNIIELVLTDYPLDRLYENKSGKNELQNVANQLRITPDDIRYPLGKNHLDRKPDTSHAYMRADLSTCINCYRCIRACDEVQGEMVLTMSGRGYDNTVTMGMNEGFKESDCVSCGACAQACPTSAITDIFNSKQTVPDKVTRTVCTYCGVGCNLDVATVNGKIKSILAPYDAEVNQGHTCLKGRYAFKFYDHVDRLRSPLIRRDGELVKATWDEAYDFMVEKFTAIKNNHGADAIAGISCARATNEENYLMQKFIRAVIGTNNIDGCARVCHSPTALGMQRTFGTGAATNSIKDLALADCIMVIGANPTDAHPVTGAKIKQKAMKGTTLIVVDPRKIELTRFATHHLQLRPGTNVALLNMMMYYIVKEGLVDKDFIQKRTEGYEAFKESILKLDMDELESVTGVDKGLVRDAALAYAKAKNAMSFHGLGVTEHFQGTFTVTLIADLAMITGNVGRPGVGVNPLRGQNNVQGMADMGVQPHQGAGYLAVDDPTNHNLFQEFYGVDLPMQAGYKIPEMFDAAIEGKLKGLWIIGEDVVQTDPNSNHVKKALSNLDLFVVSELFMTETAKMADVILPAASFLEKSGTFTNGERRIQRVNAVVDPLPGTRVDGQIIVDIMNRMGYPQPDYHPRTALEEISRIVPFFKGVKWDELGDNGKQWPVLEDGKGTEIMHQKEFKIGKGQILFYDFKESSEILENSESFPFILTTNRELEHYNCGAMTRRTPNVDILTEDVLLINAQDAEDKGIKDGDIVCVSSARGKVDLKARVTDEVKPGVLSTTFHFPEMLVNVLTSGVADSEALCPEYKVVAVDVRKARKAGTRKLGKVEEREVKV
- a CDS encoding NAD(P)H-dependent oxidoreductase subunit E, which translates into the protein MSENLSKLAARKGLENPLFERLVSISKEKRVPKPDEMRALAREFLVGNANVHGTVGFYDFLKTENQSKKVFVCNGSACLVAGTQEDLKKKLGAHFKEEEIGHMCCLGRCHENSAYHYEGKNYSGKNGLAIDDVINGAGSNEDAYHVQSNLKEPILTNPYHEEKPFFDFVRSCLKRDRDMLLSEIKKSNVRGRGGAGFPMGVKLESCKNIQGGQKFVVCNADEGDPGAYSDRYLLEKQPHLLLFGMLMAGYIIGANRGVIYIRGEYPESVMAINREIKKWKENGLLGENINGSGVDFRFKTIEGAGAYICGEETALLSSIEGQRPEVRVRPPYPTQEGLFNLPTVVNNVETSATLYYILKNGGDKYASLGTGKSTGSKLVCLDGLFNQPGMYEIEMGTPLSVVVNDFGKGFRKNVKAIQVGGPLGGIVPVHKIGSLTLDFESFSDNGFLLGHAGVVSIPEGFPMIKYLEHLFEFTAVESCGKCYPCSIGSVRGMELVQKAQKEDFKIDRKLMDDLLETLEIGSLCALGGGLPLGVKNALQYFDQELKAYFA
- the fdhD gene encoding formate dehydrogenase accessory sulfurtransferase FdhD, yielding MGLTVKPVEITKINTWESGVVPDLVAVEEPLEIRIGFGAMGERRQKSLSVTMRTPGHDYELATGFLITEGIIDAFGQVESIKYCEDVGRQEDRENVVRLELKPEVNFDLKKLQRNFYTTSSCGVCGKSSIEAVHVSCKPVQDNIRINQPVVYGLSEKLRKAQQIFEHTGGLHAVGLFDLKGELLLAREDVGRHNAMDKVVGASLFKGEIPLSNHIIMVSGRASFELVQKALRAGAPIMAAVGAPSSLAISLANDFGMTLLGFVREGGFNIYSGAARLALSE
- a CDS encoding formate--tetrahydrofolate ligase, encoding MTFKTDLEIAQASKPKPIVEIAKTLGIKEADLELYGKYKAKLPLSLTDEKKIANARLVLVTAMTPTPAGEGKTTTSIGLCEGLNQLGKKATVVLREPSLGPVFGMKGGAAGGGFSQVVPMEDINLHFTGDFAAIEKANNLLAALIDNDIQKPDGGMGIDPRTVEWKRVMDMNDRALRNIVSGLGGKSGGMIRETGFNITAASEIMAILCLAKNLDDLKEKIGNIYIGDTFGKKAVFAKDINAQGAVALLLKDAIKPNLVQTLEGNPAIIHGGPFANIAQGANSIIATRMGMSLSDFVVTEAGFGSDLGAEKFIDIVCGYGGFSPHAVVLVATIRALKYHGGIERDQLTTPNLEGVKAGFANLEKHIENTKIFGLPAVVSLNKFITDSDEEIDWVMGKCKELGVQIALAEGWEKGGKGMKELANQVVHAAGSFEGKCWPVYHWNDSVQEKIEAVAIKVYGAKNVEFLPKARQNLNKIGRLGLNDKPVCIAKTQNSFSDDAKKRGRPKDFTITVREIEVAAGAGFVIPITGDMLRMPGLPNTPAAMEMDIDNDGKISGLS
- a CDS encoding methyltransferase, translating into MHRKNGLHKAFCFKQFHIHHDRCAMKIGTDGVLLGAWANIGKAQTLLDIGTGTGIIALMLAQRSHKDALIDAIEIDRDAYLQAVENANASPWQDRINPIHTSLQNFDTRGKYDLIVSNPPYFINSHKPPDQKRTQSRHADGLPYAMLIDGIKKLMAPKGRSCLILPRAEAAIFVALAGAAHLYCCKKTEVRSKPSKPVERVLLEFSHSYSAPDEYGLVLFDEKGKRTAPYHRLVSPFYLYD
- a CDS encoding carbohydrate binding family 9 domain-containing protein, with the protein product MRAVFSFIILLLNQLGFAQLPGLSIFRTDEAFAIDGYLDECAWKDAEVADHFMQYFPSDTSYAQVKTEIRMAYDENNIYIAAKMYNTHAGKGKYVTPSLRRDFRGDANDGISVVFDTFKDRTNAFIFGVNPFGVQREGLISNGGGGRNSFSLDWDNKWHAEARQFEGFWTAEFVIPFKTLRFKEGLGSWYINFFRIDSQTGERSTWSPIPQNFSISALAFNRELVWDKPLKKPGANISVIPYIATAQSRDFEEGTPGSGSFDVGGDAKVAIGPALNLDVTVNPDFSQVDVDQQVTNLDRFEIFFPERRQFFLENADLFSDFGVDRMRPFFSRRIGIAEDTATGENVQNKIWYGIRLSGKVNNNLRIGLLNMQGEQDRKLGLLSTNYTVATFQHKVFSRSNFGMIVVNKQAFRDSLDGPFTFSPHQYNRIVGLDYNLASLNNRWNGKFFYHRSFGTARMDSTFATGADIQYNTRKWEVFATLQDIGAHYNPEVGFARRVDYQRMASSTWYNFYPSSGIVQKHGPGFDMDLYHNQKHGITDYDVNAMYQVRFTNMTYFNVRLRREFVYLFNSFDPTRTGSPELAAGTSYHNNVLMGWLNSNERKKVSYGFNTRLGGYYNGTRVNVGGDVKFRYQPYGVLSMDFSYNRIRLPQPYGSTDIFLVGPRFDFTFTKNIFWTTFVQYNSQIENLNINSRLQWRFKPVSDLFLVYTDNYFASSFEHGEAFQIGQPKYRSLVLKLTYWLNL